A single window of Nomascus leucogenys isolate Asia chromosome 18, Asia_NLE_v1, whole genome shotgun sequence DNA harbors:
- the CHST3 gene encoding carbohydrate sulfotransferase 3, producing the protein MEKGLTLPQDCQDFVHSLKMRSKYAVFLVFVVIVFVFIEKENKIISRVSDKLKQIPQAVADANSTDPALILAENASLLSLSELDSAFSQLQSRLRNLSLQLGVEPAVEAAGEEEEEQRKEEEPPRPAVAGPRRHVLLMATTRTGSSFVGEFFNQQGNIFYLFEPLWHIERTVSFEPGGANAAGSALVYRDVLKQLFLCDLYVLEHFITPLPEDHLTQFMFRRGSSRSLCEDPVCTPFVKKVFEKYHCKNRRCGPLNVTLAAEACRRKEHMALKAVRIRQLEFLQPLAEDPRLDLRVIQLVRDPRAVLASRMVAFAGKYKTWKKWLDDEGQDGLREEEVQRLRGNCESIRLSAELGLRQPAWLRGRYMLVRYEDVARGPLQKAREMYHFAGIPLTPQVEDWIQKNTQAAHDGSGIYSTQKNSSEQFEKWRFSMPFKLAQVVQAACGPAMRLFGYKLARDAAALTNRSVSLLEERGTFWVT; encoded by the exons ATGGAGAAAGGACTCACTTTGCCCCAGGACTGCCAGGACTTTGTGCACAGCCTGAAGATGAGAAGCAAATACGCCGTTTTCTTGGTCTTTGTGGTGATAGTTTTTGTCTTCAtcgaaaaggaaaataaaatcatatcaag GGTCTCAGACAAGCTGAAGCAGATCCCCCAAGCTGTGGCAGATGCCAACAGCACCGACCCAGCCCTGATCTTAGCTGAGAACGCATCTCTCTTGTCCCTGAGTGAGCTTGATTCAGCCTTCTCCCAGCTGCAGAGCCGTCTCCGCAACCTCAGCTTGCAGCTGGGCGTGGAACCAGCCGTGGAGGCcgcaggggaggaagaggaggagcagagaaaggaggaggagccGCCCAGACCGGCCGTGGCGGGGCCCCGGCGCCACGTGCTGCTCATGGCCACCACGCGCACCGGCTCCTCGTTCGTGGGCGAGTTCTTCAACCAGCAGGGCAACATCTTCTACCTCTTCGAGCCGCTGTGGCACATCGAGCGCACAGTGTCCTTCGAGCCGGGGGGTGCCAACGCCGCGGGCTCTGCCCTGGTGTACCGCGACGTGCTCAAGCAGCTCTTCCTGTGCGACCTGTACGTGCTGGAGCACTTCATCACGCCGCTGCCGGAGGACCACCTGACTCAGTTCATGTTCCGCCGGGGCTCCAGCCGCTCCCTGTGCGAGGACCCCGTCTGCACCCCCTTCGTCAAGAAGGTCTTCGAGAAGTACCACTGCAAGAACCGCCGCTGCGGCCCCCTCAACGTGACGCTGGCCGCAGAGGCCTGCCGCCGCAAGGAGCACATGGCCCTCAAGGCCGTGCGCATCCGGCAGCTGGAGTTCCTGCAGCCCCTGGCCGAGGACCCCCGCCTGGACCTGCGCGTCATCCAGCTGGTGCGCGACCCCCGGGCCGTGCTGGCCTCGCGCATGGTGGCCTTCGCCGGCAAGTATAAGACCTGGAAGAAGTGGCTGGACGACGAGGGCCAGGACGGCCTGAGGGAAGAGGAGGTGCAGCGGCTGCGGGGCAACTGCGAGAGCATCCGCCTGTCCGCGGAGCTGGGGCTGCGGCAGCCCGCCTGGCTGCGGGGCCGCTACATGCTGGTGCGCTATGAGGACGTGGCACGCGGGCCGCTGCAGAAGGCCCGCGAGATGTACCACTTCGCCGGCATCCCCCTGACCCCGCAGGTGGAGGACTGGATCCAAAAGAACACGCAGGCGGCCCACGACGGCAGCGGCATCTACTCCACGCAGAAGAACTCCTCGGAGCAGTTCGAGAAGTGGCGCTTCAGCATGCCCTTCAAGCTGGCCCAGGTGGTGCAGGCCGCCTGCGGCCCTGCCATGCGCCTCTTCGGCTACAAACTGGCGCGGGACGCCGCCGCCCTCACCAACCGCTCAGTCAGCCTGCTGGAGGAGAGGGGCACCTTCTGGGTCACGTAG